TCGGTAAAAAGCTGATTCAGTCCCGGCCAGATATAATCGGCAAACTGAACTTCAACTATTGGTTTTAGTCCAACGGCACTCATTCCTGCGGTACTTCCGATAATAAATGCTTCCTGAATAGGGGTATTAAATACCCGGTTTTTACCAAATTTTTCGGCCAGGGTAAATGCTTCGCGAAACACTCCTCCTAGGCGCCGGCCTACATCCTGCCCGTAGAGAAGTGATTCCGGATATTCGTGCATTGTTTCTTCAATTGCATGCAATGCCGCATCTACCATCATTACAATTTCTCCATTTTCAGGTTCTCTGTTTCCTTTTTCCTCTGTGATAAGAGTATCGGCCCATATGTGATTTTCGAAATCCTGCGGATCGGGATCATCTTCTTTTACAGCCTTTTCCCACAGAAGTTTAAGATCCTCTTTTATCTCAGATTCCACTTGCGTGATTTCTTCTTCCGAAAAATTATTTGACAGGAGCGTATTTCTCATTTTTGGGAGTGGATCACGGGAATTGTGCTCTTCTAAATCATCACGATACCATTGTTTTTGAACCCCCGAAGTGTGATGCCCCAATAATGGAACCGATGCCCTGATTAAAAAAGGTCTTCTTTCTTTTCTAATGGTCTCTATTACTTCTTTAATGGTCAGATAAGATTCTGTAAAATCATTTCCATCTATATTTCTGGTCTCTATTCCGTTAAAACCTTTGCTAAACTTTATAGAATCGTTTGCTCTTATTTCTTCTGCTTTTGCCGATATATCCCATCCGTTATCCTGTACCAGGTAAATTATTGGCAACTGTTTTAAGGCGGCCATGTGTAAAGCTTCGGAAACCTCACCTTCGGTCATTGCAGCATCGCCGATAGAACAAACAACAACAGGTTTTTTGTCTGTTTCTTCATCCAGACCTAATGTTTCTTTGTGTTTTATTCCCATTGCCGCTCCGGTAATTGGGATAGCCTGCATTCCGGTTGCCGACGATTGAAATGGAATTTTAGGAAAGTCGGGATGTTTTAGTGACGGGTGGCAGTAATAATGCCTTCCGCCTGAAAAAATATCGTTTTTTTTCGCCAATAAATTAAGCAGCAGCTGATACGAGGATATGTTCATTCCCAAGAGCATGGCATCGTCGCGATAATAGGGTGCAACAAAATCCTGAGGGAGAAGCTGCATTCCCATAGCTACCTGTACAGCTTCGTGGCCCCTTGAAGTTGAGTGTACGTATTTGTATGCAATTTTTTCGTTTTCTGCATATAAATCATTGTGACTTTTGGCCCGGAACATTTTTCTATAGCCTTCCAAAAGTATGTCACGATTTATTTTATGTAAAGTCATTATGTGTGTTCAAAAAAGTGTAAAATGAAAAACAGATATTTTTAAATGTCAGATTTTTTAATTGAGTCACTTTCAATATAGATATGGGTGAATTTTGGAGACTTCTCGCGTATTTCATCCTTTATTTTTAAGACAATGGGTTCTATTTGGGCTATAGTAAGGCGATCTTCGAAATTGATTTCTATTCCTGCCATAGCTTCATCGGGACCTAAATGCATTGTTCTGATATTTCCATAGAATTCTATTTCTTTATCATATTTTTTCAGAACACTATTTAGTAATTGCATATCTTTATCTGCCACAGCTTCCCCAACCAGTAAAGCCCTTATTTCGTTGGCCATAAAATACGCTACATAGGTAAGTAAAACCCCTATCATGATAGAAGCAATAGCATCGTATACAGGGTCTTTTGTGAAATAAGTAACAGTTACTCCCATCAAAGCAATTATTAATCCTATCATAGCAGCTGTTTCTTCAACAATTACTGCTAAGGTTGAGGTGTCTTTACTTTCTTCCAAGGCTGATTTAAACCCGGAAGGATTGGTTTTTCTAAATTGTTTTATGGCAAACCACAGGCTTGATCCCTCAAAAATCATTGCGCCTATAAGCACTCCGTAACTCCAAAGTACCTGTGAATGATCGGCTTCTTTTATTGGGTGAATAATATGTATTATACCTTCGTAAAGTGCAACCCCTCCACCAAGGGCAAAAACCATTACAGCTACTATGAAACTCCAGAAATAAGCTTCTTTACCATAGCCAAAAGGATGATCTTTATCCGCAGCTTTTTTACTTCTTTTAATCCCGACAAGTAATAATCCTCCGTTTGCAGTATCGATCAATGAGTGTATCCCTTCTGATAACATAGCTGCACTGCCTGTAAAAAATGATGCAATAAATTTCATTACCGCAATCGCAAGATTAGCGGCTATAGCAAGAAATATTGATAGTTTTGATTCGCTTGAGTTCATAAATGTGTTTTCTATGTATTTTCTATAAAAATAAGGAATTTCTCACTTAATAGATTAATTTTGTCGGATCATTCATCGCTTTATGACGGAAATTAAAAAATTCACTTACGGAAAGGAAGAAAAATTAAAAAGCAGAAAAGTAATTTCTGAGATATTCTCCTCAGGAAATTCTTTCTCGAGTTATCCTTTTAGAGTATTTTACAAAAAGATGGATTTGCCGACAGATGTAGTTGCACAAGTCGGAGTTTCTGTGTCGAAAAGGAATTTTAAACATGCGGTAGACAGAAATCGTATAAAAAGGCTGATGCGTGAAGCCTATAGGCTTGAAAAATACACACTTCTGGAAAATGTAGATACTAGGGTGGCAGTAATGATTATATACACCCAGCGTAAAGAATTGCCTTTCAGTTTAATAAGGAATAAAATGAATTCTGCTTTAGAGAAACTCAAAAAGGAATTAAGTTAGTTTTTCAGAAAGCATATACTTAGTATGGTGATATTTGTTTAAATTAGAGTTTTTTTAACTAACTATGGAGTATTCCGATTTTAAAATTCATCATTTAGAAGGATATATTCAGAGTTTATATTTAGTAGAGTATTCTGACAAATTATTACTTCTTGATGGCGGTAGCAGGGGTGATGTATTGTGGATTGAAAATTTCATCACCAAAACATTAAAACGACCTATCAGCGATTTAAAACTTATAGTTGTAACTCATCTTCATCCCGATCATGCGGGCGCAGCACCTCATCTCAGAGAGAAATATAATATTCCAATTGCAGGTCATCCCGAGTTAGACTATTGGTATTTAGGTTATCGGGGTCAAATGCAACATTTAATAGATACACTTCTGGCGTGGTATGTAGCTGTTAAAAGTCGTGATAATTATAAGCGTATGTGGTATCCGCGTTCGCTAAAACCCGATTATGAAGTGTGCGACGGGCAGTCGTTGCCTTTTTTCGATGATTGGGAGGTAATTTGTACCCCGGGACATACTACCCATGATATTTCGGTATTAAACAGAAATGAAAAACTTATCTATATTGGAGATTTAGCGGTGAAGCTGGGAGGAAAATTTAACCTGCCTTTCCCTGTATCATTGCCGAAGGTAATGGGTAAATCTCTGGATAAGGTTATAGATTTGGATCTGCATAAAATATTATTTGCTCATGGCGGGGTGGTTTCAAAAAATCCTAAAGAAGCTTTGTTGCATGTAAAATCAAAATTAAAAAGTTATCCACCTCACAAATTCAGGAAAATGAAGTGGTTTACAAATATGAATAAAGCAATTAAGAATTATGAAGAGTAATGAGTTATTTTTCTGATCTTCTAAAGAAAGTGTGTTTAAACCTGATTCGGTAGATATGTTTGTCAGGACTCAGATTTTTTATTCCCTCACCTTCCCTTTGAACTAAAAAATTGAATTCAATCGTTATACTTCTATTCAAAACCAATGCTGTGCCAACAATAATTCTGTCTCTTTCAATGAAATAATCATTTTGATGAAATGTGTGGAATATTTCATATTCAAAAGGTATATTTAAACTAACCGATCCGGAAGAGTTTTCCCAGATCTCAAATTCACCTCCTAACTGATATCTGAAACGGGCAGATTTATTAAAATTTTCATCTGCAAATTTATTAGATATATACTGTTCTTCGAGTCTGAAGAAATGTTTTAAATCAAAAATAACTGTTCTGGGCCAAAACAATTTCACACCCTGCCAGGGCCTTATCTCAATACTGCTTATACCTTCCTTATTACCAAACTTATAGTTGTTTCCAATTCCTCCCATCAGTTGAATTCGGCTGTTTAATAAGTATTTTACAGAAGGACGTATTCCTATAGTTTTACTTTCCCCAATTCTGAAAGTTGCATCTCCATAGACTATAAATTTGGGAGTTATGTAGTGATTGTGGATATAATCATTCCACAATTCATTACTGACCTGAGAAAAGCCAATCAGGGGACTTAATAAAAATAATATTATTGAAAACCGATTTTTCATTGTCAATGTTTTACGGGTTTTTCCCCAACAGGAAGGTTTTCTTTATTTCATTATACTAATTCTTTTTCTTCAAAAGGAATGTCTACACTATAAATTTCGGTAAAAAGTTTAGCCAATGTACTTTTATATTCTTCCAGATCGTTTTCTTTTATTGATAATGTATGGCCTTTTTCGTCAGATAACATTAATAAATTCTTTTCAACTTTCTTCAAAGCAATAACTCCGGCTGTTATTTCCTGGTTTGCTAATGATTTTTTCTTCATCTCCTGAAATATCATTAAAGCATAGGCCATCACCTGTAGAGCTTTTGGTTTTCCTTCATCTTCGGTTATATCACCAAATGATGAGACTTTCAATTCTTTTGTGTCTACTTTTCCTGTTTTATAATCCAGTACTCTGATAACTCCGTCAAGCTGATCTACCCTGTCGATGTATCCAAAAATCTTTACATTTTTATTTAGCTCCTTTACAAATATCTCAGCTGTCATCTGTTTTTCAAGACCAATTATTTTCAGTTGAGATCCTTTTGACAATAATTTGATTTCGCTTTTCAGGAAATTATTTACAAATTCTTCGGCAACCTTATTAATTAATAGATTTTTCCCATGATCTATATCCCCGTTTTTATACAGTTTCAAGAATTTTTCTATTGTCAGATCTTTTACAAGTGGAATCATATTTTCAACATCTTCCACTTTTATAAACTTACCAATAAATGGTTGATATAAGTCTTCTAAAACTTCATGAACAACATTACCGAGAGTATTATATCCCGCAATTTCTTCAACATCATCCTGCTCTACTAATTTAAGGACTTTTTGGTAATAAAAGTCAAGAGGATTTCTCATATACATAGAAAGTGCCGATGGAGAGTATCCTTTTTCACCTAATTCATTCAACCTTTCTAAAATATTTTGGTTTTTATTAATCCTGATATTCCTATTTTGGTTGATTGAAGGCTTTCCTGCTAATATGTATTCTTCAATATTTGTGTTCTTTCCGCTTTCATGGATAAGTTGAGTAATAAAGCGGCTTTTTTCACCGGAACCAAAATCATCGGCTTCGGTGTTGTATAGTAAGTAAATGTTTTTAGCTCTCTGAATTAACCTGTAGAAGTGATATGCATATATGGCATCCTTTTCCTGATAGGTAGGTAAACCGGCTTCCAGTTTAATGTCGTAGGGAATAAATGAATTTTGAGTGTTTCCCGATGGTAAAATACCTTCGTTTGCCGAACTCAGGATTACAGTTTCAAAATCCAGTACGCGGGTTTCCAGCATACCCATCAGTTGCAAACCAAGTAAAGGTTCACCCTTAAAAGATATTGTTTCGGAACTGAGGATTTGGTTAAAAAAAGAACTTAATACTTTAAGCTCCGTGATATAAGGAAACTTTTTAGTAAGACTTGACAGTTGGTTAAATATCTGGGAAAACCTGAACAGATACTCCAGTTCTAATTTATAGTTATTGGCGTCTGCAACATAAAATTCCTTCAATTTTATTATGATGTCGATACATGCCTGAATAGCATTATCAGTACTGTTATTCCAGTTTTTGAATATTATCTTTAAAATAGGATTTGAATTTATTTTTAACAGATCTTTTTCTCCTATAAAAACCAGATTGTTAGTGTTTATTTCATTAATTATTTTGTCAGAGGTTTTATTTTCTTCAGATAGAAAAGTTTTTATGATCGGATGCTTTAGAATTGCTATTAAATCCTGATGATAGAATGGTTTGTCACTTTTTGTTCTGTTCAGTTTAACTACCTTATCCTGTAGCTTGAATACCAGCTCAAACAGACCTGCCAGTGGTGTGTTTATTATAGGGTACCCCATCGTGATATTAATGTTGTCAACAACCTCTGATAGAGAGTTTAGTGTAGGTAAAAGCAGGTTTTCTTCGGCTAAAACCAGTGCGGTAGATCTGAATTTGTCTTTTGGGTTTTCTTTTGCGGAGATTTCATCTAATATCTGACCGGCAGCCTTTGCCTGCCCCACCATTTTAGGAACACCAATTATTTTTATGTTTTTTTCACCCTTTAAATTATCCTGAATCCAATTAAAGTTGTTTGACTCAAAGAATTTCCACTTGTTATATTTTCTTAAAAATATGCCTGCTTCCTGAAGCTCATTTTCAAAATAGTACTTGTCTGCATCCCAATAAATTTTAGCTCTTTTGTTTTCCAGTAATGTGCTAATTAAATTTTCTTCTGCTTTATTCAAAGCGTTGAACCCAACAAGATGAATTGTTTTGTCTGAAGGAAGCTCTTTCAGGTATTCAAGTATATTTTCACTGGCATATCTAAATGCCATCCCCTGATATGCCTGACCTTGTTTTGTGAGTTTATTTCTGAGTGCGTTATAGTATATCTCCAGGCGATTCCAAAACCTTAAAAAATTATTAATTAGCTCGGTAGGTTTGTCCGGCGTCCAGCTTTCGATTTTTTTAGCATCTCTTAGATTGGAGAACAGATTTTCTGAATTGATTAAATAACGGTCAATTTCGTTGAAATCGTAGAGAGCCATAGTGGCCCATTTACTAAACTTATCGAACGAATCCGGATTGCTGTCTATATTATTCTCAAGGTAGACTTCGTAAAAATTGAATAACAGATTAATATTATCAATAATCTTGTATCCGCTGATTTCAGTAACCAAATCTTCAATTGTCATAATACGGGGTGCCCATGTAGGCTGTTGTATTTGACGATTTAATTCGTCCTTGAAAAATACACCTGCACGTTTTGAAGGAAGAATTATTATATGATCTTCAATTTTATTGTCTAACTTTAATATACTGTTTACGGCCTGAGAAATAAAGCTTTGCATCTTTTTGGAATAGATAATATTTATTTTATAAATATAGTGTTATTCACCGATAGGAGAGTAGTATTAGTAAATAAGTAATATAAAGTTGTTGAGTGTATAAAAATTACTATATTTGTAAAATACAGGTCGAAAAAAACGTAATCCCTTAATAAAAGGGGTTTTTTTTCGGCTGTTTTGTTATTTAAAAAAAGTGCATTATGTCACAAATATCATATTATACAGAAGAAGGTTTACAGAACCTAAAAGCTGAGTTAGATCAATTAAGAAATATTGAGAGACCTCGTATTACCCAACAGATTGCCGAAGCAAGAGATAAAGGAGATTTATCTGAAAATGCGGAGTACGATGCTGCAAAGGAAGCTCAGGGTTTGCTTGAGCTGAGAATATCAAAGATGGAAGATGCTCTTTCTAATGCAAGGTTAATTGATGAGTCTCAATTGGATACCTCAAAGGTTCTTATTCTTTCTATAGTAAAGATTAAAAATAAGAATAACGGGGCTGTCATGACTTATACTTTGGTAGCAGAGAATGAAGCTGACCTTAAAAAAGGGAAGATATCTGTTAATTCACCAATAGCTAAAGGGTTGTTAGGAAAAGAGGTTGGAGATCTTGCAGAAATTGATGTTCCAAATGGAACAATGGAGTTCGAGATTGTAGAAATTTCCCGTTAAATAAGATTTTCGATATTAAAGAATTGAAATCCTTCTCTAAATAGAGAGGGATTTTTTATTTTTACTGTATGTTGCGTAGATATTGAACACAGTCCAAAATATATTGATGGTACAATAGGTACTTGGGATTTTGTAGTGCAAAATCGCTTTTTAAGCAATGATATATTAAAACAGAATCAGTTTATCTTAATTTTTTGAGTCATGGCATCAATTTTCACAAAAATTATAGAAGGAGAAATACCATCTTATAAAGTTATAGAAGATGACAAACATTTTGCATTTCTGGATATTTTTCCGGTAGCAAAAGGACATACACTGGTAATTCCAAAACACGAAGTAGACAACCTTTTTGATTTGCCGGAAGAGGAGTATCAGGAATTGTTAATGTTTGCAAGAAAAGTAGCCAAAGGGCTGGAAAAGGCTGTTCCTTGTAACAGAGTTGGAGTTACTGTTATTGGGTTAGACGTAGCTCATGCCCATATACACCTTATACCAATTAATTCGATTTCGGATATGAGTTTCGAAAAAGAGAAGCTCAAGTTTTCTGAGGAGGAATTTAGAAATATTGCCGGGCTTATAAACCGGAATATTGAGGGCTAAATTAATTTGCAATTACTGCTAAACCGGCATATGAGATTTTTTTTGTCGGTATATATAAACCTGTTTTTAAAATATTTATTTATGCAGGTTTATGGCTATTGTTGTACCTTTTTCCAGTTCTGACTGCAGTACAAATATTCTTCCGTGGTGATATTTTTCTATTATTCTCTTGGCAAGAGAAAGACCTAATCCCCAACCTCGTTTTTTTGTGGTAAACCCGGGTTCGAAAACAGTTCTGAATTGTGATTTGGCAATTCCTTTACCTGTATCTTCAACCTGAATTTGTATATAATTACTTTTTTCGATTACCCTGACCGATATATCGCCTTTTCCCTGCATAGCATCAATTGAATTTTTGATGAGGTTTTCTAATACCCAGCTAAGCAACTGTTCATTAAAAGGAATTTGATAATCATCATCAAGTTGAGCTTCAAATGAAAAATGAGTATATTTTGAAGATCTGGATTTAAGGTAGTTATATGAGGCTTTTGTTACCTGTACAATCTTTCCTGCTTTTAATTCCGGTACAGAACCAATTTTGGAAAAACGTTCGGCGATAGTTTTTAAACGGTCAACATCCCTTTCTATTTCTATTATCGGTGTTTGGTCTATTTTTTCAAATTTCAATAATTCTGTCCATCCCATAAGCGAAGACAAGGGAGTGCCTATCTGATGGGCAGTTTCTTTAGCCATAGCTGCCCAAAGTAAACTCTGCTCTGAATGTTTTGTAGATCGGAAAGCCCAAAGAGTTAGTAATCCGAAAAAACTCAATAGAATCAGCATGCCTATGGGGTAGTATTCGAGTTGATTTAGTATTGTAGAATTTTTATAGAATACGTATTCTCTTCGTTGATCCGGAAAATCTATGATAATCGGAGGATGCTCCTCTTTCATGTTTTCCAGCAAATTATATAAATATGTAGAGTCGGATGACTGAGATTCATTAATGTTTTTGATGATTTTTATCTTACCATTTTCATATGTGTTGATAATTGGAATGGTATTGTTTTTGGCAAGTACATCTGTGAGGAAGGAAACGTCCTGATCTAAATCACTGGTTATAGTTATCTGCTTCATCGCTGAAGCCCATATTTCCATTTTACTCTGTTCTTCCTGTTTAAACTGAGCGACAAATCTATTAGTGTAGAATAAAATTAGCGAAACAATTGAAAAGGCAAATAACAGGCCTATCCATTTTCCAATACTTTTTGTTCTGTATATATTCATTAGCTATTGACTATTGAAACAAATTTAATAGATATATTGTTAATATATGTTGTATCAAAGATAAATATCTGCATATTATATTTCCGGGAAATACCACGGCATACTACTACTATTTGTATAACTGTAAATGTCTAAAAATATTTGATAAGATATAAAAATTGAAATAAATCCAAAATGTTGAAAAATTTGCAAAAGAAAATGTTGAATTAAAAAAAATAATAAGCAAATTTGCAACAGTTGAATAAATATTAAAATAATACACATTAGCAGTGAGTTATATTGCAGAATGATAAATTTGAGGAGCTAAATGTGTACTTAAGTTGAATCTAATTAAGTAATAATAAAAATGGAAGTAACAGGTAGAATTAAAGTAATCGGAGAAACACAAACTTTCGGAGCAAATGGTTTTAGAAAACGTGAGTTAGTTGTTGAAACATTTGATCAGTACCCACAATCTATCATGATTGAGTTTGTTCAGGATAATGTAAACATGCTTGATCAATATCAAACAGGGCAGGAAGTAAGAGTATTCATTAATTTAAGAGGACGTGAGTGGGTTAATCCGGAAGGAGTAACAAAATACTTTAACTCTATACAAGGTTGGAGATTAGAGGCTTATCAGCAACAACAGGCTGCTCCACAACAAGGAGGATATCCTCCACAGCAAGCTGCTCCTCAACAAGGTGGTGCTTCTGCATCAACTCCTGAAGTAGGTGGTGGAAACAGCGATGATGATCTTCCATTCTAAGAAATAGAATTTGAAATATTCTGAAAATGGCTCTTATTTTTATAAGAGCCATTTTTTATATGATGATATTTTTAAAACTGTTATTTATTTATTACCTGTTCAATAATCTTCGGGAAATTATCATATTCCAGATCATGGATTTTAGAAGCGACATCATCGGGTGTGTCTTCAGGTAATACAGGTATTGTAGCCTGAAAGATTATTTGACCTTCATCGTAATTTTCATTTACATAATGAATAGTAATACCTGATTCCTCTTCTTTATTTTCAACAACAGCATTATGAACATTCATGCCGTACATTCCTTTGCCACCATATTTTGGCAGTAATGCAGGATGGATGTTAACTATTTTATTTGGGAAAGCTTCTGTTAAGTAATCAGGAACTTTTAATAAGAAACCAGCTAAAACAATAAAGTCAATTCTGTATTCTAATAGTTTTTCAAGAACTATTTCTGTGTTCTGTAACTCTTTGTTAGAGAAAACAAATGAGTCTATTTTTAGGTTTTCAGCCCTTTCTAATACATATGCATCAGCTTTATTGGCTAGAATTAGGGATATGTCAATATTTGGATTGTTCCGGAAGTACTCAGCAATATTTTGTGCATTTGACCCTGAACCTGAAGCAAAAATAGCAATGCGTGTCATAGTAAATTAAATTTTGGCAAAGATAAATTTTAATAAGCTGAAATTGCAAATAACGAAGTTTAAAAAACTGATGTGTAGAATTAATTACCCCAGACCAACATCAAGTATCATCATCAAAATAAACCCGCCAATCAGCCCTAAGGTAGAAGTATCGGTGTATTTATCTCTTTGAGATTCAGGTATAACTTCTTCAACAACTACGTAAACCATCGCTCCTGCTGCAAAAGAAAGTGCGTAGGGCAATATTGGCTGTGCATAGATAACTGCCAGTGCACCTACCACCCCGGCAATAGGTTCAACAATTCCTGATAATTGTCCAAACCAAAAGCTTTTAAACTTACTTACACCCTGTCTTCTTAACGGTAGTGATACTGCTGTTCCTTCAGGGAAATTTTGAATACCAATTCCAATAGCCAACACAATTGCCGCAGATAAACTTGCACCTTCAAATCCGGCTCCAATTGCTCCAAATGCAACTCCCACAGCCAAACCTTCAGGGATATTATGCAAAGTGATAGCCATTACGAGTAGTGTGGTTTTGTGCCAATTGGTTTTTACACCTTCCTTTTCACTTTCTTCAAAATTTATATGGAGGTGTGGAACATACCTGTCTAATGCAAACAAAAAAAGTGCTCCGGTGGCAAATCCAACAGCAGGGGGGAACCATGGAATTTCGCCTAATTCCTCACTCATTTCAATTGCCGGCATAAGTAAAGACCAGAAACTCGCAGCCAACATTACACCACCGGTAAAACCTAACATGCCATCGAAATATTTTCGTTTAATATCGCCAATAAAAAATACTAACGAAGCGCCCAGGGCTGTAATTGCCCATGTGAAAACAGTAGCTAAAAAAGCCTGAAGTATCGGGTCCTGATCGATAAACCAATCCTGAATATTTAGAAACATAATTCAATTGCTTTGTTTTAAATGCCAAAATTCTTCATCTTGCATTGTAATATCAAATATATGATTATGAATGGATATGTAAATGCTATCTCTATAAATAATAACTCTATAGCTATTATAGAATTTTATCATCCTAAAAGTAATTCATTGCCTAGTGAGCTGTTGCATAAGTTGGAAGATGAAATTTATAAAGCCGGTAAGGATGTAAATATTAAAGCGATATTGATTAGAAGTGCCGGGGAAAAAGCATTTTGTGCCGGAGCATTTTTCGATGAACTATTAAGAGTTGATGATGAAGAGTCGGGCAGAGTGTTTTTTAGTGGTTTTGCTGGGGTTATTAATGCTATACGTAAAGTTCCAAAATTTGTAATTGGAGAGGTTCAAGGGAAAGCAGTAGGAGGAGGAGTAGGACTTGCCTGTGCATTCGATTATTGTTTTGCCACTTCTGATGCTTCGGTAAAACTTAGTGAATTGTCTATAGGAATAGGGCCATTTGTTATTGCTCCCGCTTTGGAGAGAAAAATTGGAGTAGCTGCACTTTCTGAATTATCAATAGATGCAAAAAACTGGAGAGATGCTTCATGGGCATTGGAAAAAGGAATGTTCTACCG
This genomic stretch from Bacteroidota bacterium harbors:
- a CDS encoding ZIP family metal transporter, producing the protein MFLNIQDWFIDQDPILQAFLATVFTWAITALGASLVFFIGDIKRKYFDGMLGFTGGVMLAASFWSLLMPAIEMSEELGEIPWFPPAVGFATGALFLFALDRYVPHLHINFEESEKEGVKTNWHKTTLLVMAITLHNIPEGLAVGVAFGAIGAGFEGASLSAAIVLAIGIGIQNFPEGTAVSLPLRRQGVSKFKSFWFGQLSGIVEPIAGVVGALAVIYAQPILPYALSFAAGAMVYVVVEEVIPESQRDKYTDTSTLGLIGGFILMMILDVGLG
- a CDS encoding enoyl-CoA hydratase/isomerase family protein, whose translation is MNGYVNAISINNNSIAIIEFYHPKSNSLPSELLHKLEDEIYKAGKDVNIKAILIRSAGEKAFCAGAFFDELLRVDDEESGRVFFSGFAGVINAIRKVPKFVIGEVQGKAVGGGVGLACAFDYCFATSDASVKLSELSIGIGPFVIAPALERKIGVAALSELSIDAKNWRDASWALEKGMFYRVYNSRVEMQKASEELMESMSGYSSDAIAEMKKVLWHGCDNWDELLEENAKVSGKLVLSDFTKKALSDFKK
- a CDS encoding DUF3127 domain-containing protein, producing the protein MEVTGRIKVIGETQTFGANGFRKRELVVETFDQYPQSIMIEFVQDNVNMLDQYQTGQEVRVFINLRGREWVNPEGVTKYFNSIQGWRLEAYQQQQAAPQQGGYPPQQAAPQQGGASASTPEVGGGNSDDDLPF
- the purN gene encoding phosphoribosylglycinamide formyltransferase; the encoded protein is MTRIAIFASGSGSNAQNIAEYFRNNPNIDISLILANKADAYVLERAENLKIDSFVFSNKELQNTEIVLEKLLEYRIDFIVLAGFLLKVPDYLTEAFPNKIVNIHPALLPKYGGKGMYGMNVHNAVVENKEEESGITIHYVNENYDEGQIIFQATIPVLPEDTPDDVASKIHDLEYDNFPKIIEQVINK
- a CDS encoding HAMP domain-containing sensor histidine kinase, producing the protein MNIYRTKSIGKWIGLLFAFSIVSLILFYTNRFVAQFKQEEQSKMEIWASAMKQITITSDLDQDVSFLTDVLAKNNTIPIINTYENGKIKIIKNINESQSSDSTYLYNLLENMKEEHPPIIIDFPDQRREYVFYKNSTILNQLEYYPIGMLILLSFFGLLTLWAFRSTKHSEQSLLWAAMAKETAHQIGTPLSSLMGWTELLKFEKIDQTPIIEIERDVDRLKTIAERFSKIGSVPELKAGKIVQVTKASYNYLKSRSSKYTHFSFEAQLDDDYQIPFNEQLLSWVLENLIKNSIDAMQGKGDISVRVIEKSNYIQIQVEDTGKGIAKSQFRTVFEPGFTTKKRGWGLGLSLAKRIIEKYHHGRIFVLQSELEKGTTIAINLHK